GATTATCTTCATTCCTGTCATTTTATATGTTGCCTTCCAAATGATTTTAGAAGGATTGGGGTGGATTTAAATGACTGAGAAAAAAGATGAGATGTATCGCGTCGAGCTTATTGTGAGTGCCTTGTTACGAATCGGTGTTGTTTTGAGTGCAATTATCATTGTTTTCGGGCTTGTGATGCTTTTTGTGACTGGCGAAACCGGCTATCCCGGGGAAACTTACCCAACATCGCTCACCGCCATTTTTAGTGGACTTAGCACGCTTAAACCATACGCCATCATGATGTTTGGCCTATTTTGCTTAATTTTAACTCCAGTCTTACGCGTTGTCGTTTCTCTATTTACATTTTTGAAAGAGAAAGATTACTTGTATGTCGGAATCACTGGGCTAGTATTGGTTATTTTAGTTATTAGTTTTTTGATTGGTATTAATGCGTAAAAAAAGGCATGGTGCAGAAAATTTATCTGCATCATGCCTTTTTTACTCGGAAAATAAATCCATTTGCATTGGAGCTAAACCTTGAAATTTCACATTTAACGCCGTTTGCAAATGTTTAGCATTATCAGCTGCATCCCCGCCACTATTGTTGTTAAAAATGACAACGACTTCTTTAGACAATTTTTGTAGGTGTTCGACATATTTGGCCCATTCTTTAATTTCCTCATCATTATAACGATACAGCGTCCGGACTTCGCGCCACTCAGGACTACTTGCTTTCATCCAGCCATATTGGTTCCGACCGTGTAATCTTACCATCGTCATTTCTGGACTTGTCTCGCGCAGAATAATCGGTACACTTCCAGAGCCAACTTGCGGCTCGTCAACAACTGTATGAATGAAACCTAGCTCTTTTAGCAAGTCTAATGTTTTTTCAGTGTTTTGCTCGGTGTACCAAGAATTATTTCGAAACTCAATCGCAACTGGCAAATCACCCATTTTCCCAGCAATATATTTCAAGTAGGCTACATTTTCTTTTGTGCAATTAAAATACGGAGGAAATTGGAATAAAATCGCCTTTAATTTTCCCGTTTCACTTATCGGCGCAATCATATCCATATAAGCCGTATACATCGCATTTTCACTATCAAAATACTGTGACCATTCTTTATGTTTCGTCATTGCCGAAAACGCCTTAACCACAAACCGAAATTCTTCTGGTGTTTGTGTGGCCCAGTTTGCCGTCGTTCTTGGCGAAGGAATGGCATAAAAACTCGTATCAACTTCCACTACAGGAAAATGTGCCGCATAATCAGCCAAAGTTAATTTTTTCGTCTGCAACAAAGAATCATGATCACTCCACCCAGTTAATCCGATTGTAATCACCGCTACCACCCTCTCTATTTTTAAGCATTTATTTATGTTCATTATAACGCAAAATGGAGGGGGAATCTTTTAATTTGGTTTTTAGCGCACGATTAAAAAAGGAACAGGAAATATTTAGTAATCAATAAAAAAGAGAAAGCGAGATTCCGCTTCCTCTTAAAATATTAATTCATCAACCAATCGAACCTTCCATTTCAAACTTAATCAAACGGTTCATTTCGACGGCGTATTCCATTGGTAATTCTTTTGTAAATGGTTCAATGAAGCCCATAACGATCATTTCGGTCGCTTCTTCTTCGCTTAAACCACGGCTCATTAGATAAAAAAGTTGTTCTTCTGAAACCTTAGAAACTTTGGCTTCGTGTTCTAATGAGATGTTGCTGTTTAAAATTTCGTTGTAAGGAATGGTATCAGATGTGGAAAGATTATCCATAATTAGCGTGTCACACTCGATATTCGAACGTGCCCCATCTGCATTACGGCCAAAATGAACGATTCCACGATACGTTACGTTTCCGCCTTGCTTAGAAATCGACTTCGATACGATAGTAGACGACGTATTAGGCGCATAGTGCATCATTTTTGCTCCAGCATCCTGACGTTGGCCTTTACCAGCAATCGCGATAGAGAGGGTTGTTCCACGCGCACCTTCACCGCGTAAGTGCACGGCTGGGTATTTCATCGTTAATTTCGAACCGATGTTACCATCAATCCATTCCATCGTTGCATTTTCCTCACAGAAAGTACGTTTTGTTACTAAGTTATAAACGTTATTTGCCCAGTTTTGAATGGTTGTGTAACGGCAATAAGCGCCTGGTTTAACAATGATTTCAACAACCGCAGAGTGAAGTGAATTTGTTGTATAAACGGGAGCAGTACAGCCTTCTACATAGTTTACACTCGCATTTTCATCCACAATGATTAGCGTCCGTTCAAATTGTCCCATGTTTTCTGAGTTAATTCGGAAATAAGCTTGTAGTGGCGTATCTACTTTGATGCCTGGTGGTACGTAGATGAATGAACCACCTGACCAAACAGCAGAGTTAAGAGCTGCGAACTTATTGTCAGTTGGCGGAATCACCTTAGCAAAATACTCTTTGAAAATATCTTCATTTTCTTTTAGAGCAGAATCGGTATCTTTAAAAACAATCCCTAAGTCTTCTAGGTCTTGCTTCATATTGTGATAAACTACTTCGGATTCATACTGTGCGGATGCCCCGGCCAAATATTTTTGTTCAGCTTCAGGAATACCAAGTTTATCAAAAGTACGTTTAATTTCTTCAGGAACTTCATCCCATGAACGCACGGTTTGTTCTGATGGTTTCACGTAGTAAGTAATGTCTTCAAATTTAAGTTCGGATAAGTCGCCACCCCAAGTAGGCATCGGCATTTTATAAAATTGTTCTAAAGACTTCAAACGGAATTCAAGCATCCATTCTGGTTCTTCTTTAATATTCGAAATTTCTCTTACAACTTTTTCTGTTAATCCGCGTTCTGTACGGAACACAGAGGTATCTTTATCATGGAATCCGTATTGGTATTCGCCAATTTCTGGAATTTCAGTCATGTCGTATCCTCCTTTTCGCTACTTATTTCGTTCCTTCTTTTTCAAAAATTGCTCGCTCCATTGCTTTCCAGGAGAGCGTCGCACACTTGATTCTTGCAGGGAATTTCGCAACGCCAGCAAGAGCTTCCACGTCACCGTATTCATCAATGGTTTCATGGTCATGCCCTTGTACCATTTCTGAAAACTCGCGGGACATTTTTAATGCTTCTTGTTCGGTTTTCCCAATAATGCTTTGCGTCATCATCGAAGCAGAGGCCATCGAAATCGAACAGCCACTACCAGTGAATTTCGCTGCTACAATTACGTCACCGTCCATTTTTAAGTGAAGGTGGATTTGATCGCCGCATGTTGGGTTATTAAGGTCAATAGTTACATCGCTATCCGGGAGTTCTCCATTATTGCGCGGATTTTTATAGTGATCCATAATGACTTGTCTATAGAGCTGATCTAATTTCCGGCTTGTCATAATCCAAAATACTCCTTTGTTAACTTGAGCCCTTCGATAAGAGCATCAATTTCTTCTTTTGTATTATAAATATAAAAGCTTGCGCGAGCAGTGGAAGAAACGTCTAACCATTTCATCAAAGGTTGCGCACAGTGATGACCTGCGCGAATTGCCACACCGTCTTCGTCCAAAATGGTTGCAACATCATGCGGGTGAGCGCCTTCGATATTAAATGTCACTAAGCCACAACGTTTACTTGCATCTGTTGGGCCGTAAATTGTAATACCTTCTAGCATACTCATTTGCTCGATTGCATAGCTTACTAATTCTTGTTCATACGTATGAATCGTATCAATTCCAATCGCTACCAAGTAATCAATCGCTGCACCTAGCGCAATTGCTCCGCCGATAATTGGTGTCCCAGCTTCGAATTTCCAAGGTAGTTCTTTCCAAGTAGAATCGTACAATTCAACAAAATCAATCATTTCTCCGCCAAATTCGGTTGGTTCCATTTTTTCTAGC
The nucleotide sequence above comes from Listeria ivanovii subsp. londoniensis. Encoded proteins:
- a CDS encoding DUF1634 domain-containing protein encodes the protein MTEKKDEMYRVELIVSALLRIGVVLSAIIIVFGLVMLFVTGETGYPGETYPTSLTAIFSGLSTLKPYAIMMFGLFCLILTPVLRVVVSLFTFLKEKDYLYVGITGLVLVILVISFLIGINA
- a CDS encoding DUF72 domain-containing protein, with translation MITIGLTGWSDHDSLLQTKKLTLADYAAHFPVVEVDTSFYAIPSPRTTANWATQTPEEFRFVVKAFSAMTKHKEWSQYFDSENAMYTAYMDMIAPISETGKLKAILFQFPPYFNCTKENVAYLKYIAGKMGDLPVAIEFRNNSWYTEQNTEKTLDLLKELGFIHTVVDEPQVGSGSVPIILRETSPEMTMVRLHGRNQYGWMKASSPEWREVRTLYRYNDEEIKEWAKYVEHLQKLSKEVVVIFNNNSGGDAADNAKHLQTALNVKFQGLAPMQMDLFSE
- the sufB gene encoding Fe-S cluster assembly protein SufB translates to MTEIPEIGEYQYGFHDKDTSVFRTERGLTEKVVREISNIKEEPEWMLEFRLKSLEQFYKMPMPTWGGDLSELKFEDITYYVKPSEQTVRSWDEVPEEIKRTFDKLGIPEAEQKYLAGASAQYESEVVYHNMKQDLEDLGIVFKDTDSALKENEDIFKEYFAKVIPPTDNKFAALNSAVWSGGSFIYVPPGIKVDTPLQAYFRINSENMGQFERTLIIVDENASVNYVEGCTAPVYTTNSLHSAVVEIIVKPGAYCRYTTIQNWANNVYNLVTKRTFCEENATMEWIDGNIGSKLTMKYPAVHLRGEGARGTTLSIAIAGKGQRQDAGAKMMHYAPNTSSTIVSKSISKQGGNVTYRGIVHFGRNADGARSNIECDTLIMDNLSTSDTIPYNEILNSNISLEHEAKVSKVSEEQLFYLMSRGLSEEEATEMIVMGFIEPFTKELPMEYAVEMNRLIKFEMEGSIG
- the sufU gene encoding Fe-S cluster assembly sulfur transfer protein SufU, encoding MTSRKLDQLYRQVIMDHYKNPRNNGELPDSDVTIDLNNPTCGDQIHLHLKMDGDVIVAAKFTGSGCSISMASASMMTQSIIGKTEQEALKMSREFSEMVQGHDHETIDEYGDVEALAGVAKFPARIKCATLSWKAMERAIFEKEGTK